AATCAGTGCCATGGCACAAATGCATTTTGGGTTGGCATTCTGGTTTATGATGGTTTTAGCTATTCTACTGATTCGCACTTCTCAAGGCGTACCTGAACATTGGATTTTTTATCAGATACAGCGACTTACTGGAAACGATCCTACCAGACAAATCTTCAGCGACCACACCATTAATTGCAATTACTGCTTGTTTGAACAACCAGATACCCAAAATGTCTGCGGCGTGTGTGGCTCTTATCTGAGCCGGCGCAAACCTCTCAGCCTCAGTATCAGCATGTCCTTTTTATTGGCTGCCATTATTTTCTATATACCGGCCAATTTATTACCAATGATGATCACTCGTTCTCCAGGTACCAATCTTGCCAGCACCATTCTTGATGGTATCGAATACATGTGGAGTGACGGAGATGTATTTATCGCCGTCGTTATATTCAGTGCCAGTATGGCCATTCCTGTGCTTAAAATCATTTCTATGCTGATACTGCTTTATTCAGCAGCCTATCACCCGCTGATGTCCCCTCGCCGTTTAACCATTCTATATCGCATTACTGAATCAATTGGACGCTGGTCTATGATTGATATCTTTGTAGTAATCATACTGATGTCCGCATTCTCTACACCACTTGCCCACGTGGCGCCGGGTTCAGCTACCATATATTTCTGCGGCGTAGTAATCCTGACCATGGTCTCGGCACTTAGTTTCGATCCACGCTTAATCTGGGATGATCAAAACAA
This portion of the Snodgrassella alvi genome encodes:
- a CDS encoding PqiA/YebS family transporter subunit; this translates as MSYRLIQPAQHQTTNLPAGSLPAHHVGCPCCGLSLTIPALIPGESAECPRCQQRLVRIETHPLDTPIAFAIASLIIMTIVYTQLYMTIDMLGIHVDLTIPYIMGTLAQQDYSILAEVMFFLTFGSPVLFLLLCLYVYTGLRYQQVLPGMLYATRTLVRLRHWIMIDVFYIATLVSYIKISAMAQMHFGLAFWFMMVLAILLIRTSQGVPEHWIFYQIQRLTGNDPTRQIFSDHTINCNYCLFEQPDTQNVCGVCGSYLSRRKPLSLSISMSFLLAAIIFYIPANLLPMMITRSPGTNLASTILDGIEYMWSDGDVFIAVVIFSASMAIPVLKIISMLILLYSAAYHPLMSPRRLTILYRITESIGRWSMIDIFVVIILMSAFSTPLAHVAPGSATIYFCGVVILTMVSALSFDPRLIWDDQNNKPSIKTAQ